A region of the Marmota flaviventris isolate mMarFla1 chromosome 3, mMarFla1.hap1, whole genome shotgun sequence genome:
GACAGCAGTGGGGTCCTCAGGTACATGGAGGAGGCAAGGGTAAGGCCACCCCTCCTCCTGCCACCAAGCTCAGCCTCCAGGGAAAGAGGGGCCCATGATGCTGCCATAGAGCCCCAGACAGGACCAGAAAGACCAGAAACTGGCTGGAAACCAACGTTTTATTGAACTCTGTCTCCTCTACCCTTCAGAAATCTAGGCCAATAGATTCCGCTTGGTCATCACAGACAGGGGTGTGACCAGCACTCCCCCCGCTGCCTACCATACACCAGCCTGCATGAGAGGAAGGCTTCCTCAGGGACAGGCTGCCCCCCGAGAGGGCCAGGGTCAGGAGGAGAGCAGGCCAGCCAGGTCTCCAAATGGGCAGTTAACTGGTAACCACCCCAGAGGTCTGGTAAGTTCATTTCTtacaaaaacaacagaaactcTAGTACAAAACCTCAGCAGTGTCCCAGCACTATCTtgagtttaaatataaaaaaggaaatctcATCAGGAAACACCACTGTCCAAAGGACAGAACCCCCAGGAGCCGGCCACCTCCAGGATGGGTTCAAAGGGCGAGGGCCAGCCCCGCCCCGCGCAGGCCTCACTGGAGCCGCAGGTACAGGGCCCTGCTCAGCAAcaggcccagcagcagcagcacggGCAGCAGCTCCCGGCAGGCCTGGGCAGGAGGCACCTGGGGACCGAGAGAGGACAGTGAGGGCCCAAGAAGGTAGGGGACCTCACCTCAGAAACGTGGCGACTAGGACAGGGTGAGATCAGACAGGGCAGGCGTTCAGCAGGGACAGGGGAGCAAGGAAGTGGCCCTGAGTCGGGGCAGAGATGGGGCAGCATCTGCCAGAGGACAGCTCTCCTGGCAGAGGGGCAGGAGCACAGTTCTGTCAGCTGGGCCCAAGgttcctggggctgctgggccCGGGGAGGCATGGAAACAGGTGAAACCTAAGGCCACAGGGAGGGGGCGCCTGCAGCACACCAGGGGTGCGTCCAGGGGGCTCCAGGCCACTCCCACGGGCAGGGGGCCAGCTGCGCCTGCAGCCTCTTGGCTCTTACCCGGGTGCTGGGGGCCGCGGGTCTCCAGAACCACATGTTCTCCCTGAGGCTGGCGAGACCCTGGGTCAAGCTTCTGAGCACACCCGTGACTCTCGCCTGGCTGTAGCTGAGGGCAAGGCTGTAAGACACGGGGAGCGGAGCAGGCTTCAGGGACTCCGCCCCTGTGGAGggcctgtcccctccccaccccacggACACCCGGACTTCCCCTGGTACCCCTATGAAGGACAGTGTCCGTCTCCCCACAGCTATTTCTGGTTCATAGGTTTGTTCAGATCTCCTAGTTCCTCCCACCTTCTGGCCAGTGCTCTGCTCAGCTGGCCGCAGGGAACCCAAACCTGGGCCCTGCAGGCCCTCGGCCAGTTACTGCCCCACTTGTCCTCCCCAGGGACCTGGCcgaggagccaggcctgggtgcaCACGtagcctgccctgccctgcaaCTCAGGACTCTGGATGAAGACCAACGGGGGGCGGGGTTCTGCGTGGTGCTCTGCCAGGCTGGGAGAGGCAGGGGCCCCTGGGCAGGCGGGGAAGCAGAGGGTTTGGGGTCTACTTGGGAGGTGTCAAGGCCATTTCCTTCCAGAACTTGGGGTCCAGCTGTGTGTTAGGTTCTGGGCCTCTACCTGCCTGTCCAGGGTCCCTCCTCAGCTGAAGTCCTGGGCAAGACATGGGCTGCTTACCTGTGCATGGCCATCCCAGGCAGCTGGGCCAGTTGGAGGCCCCGAAAACACAGATCCATCTCATCCCCAATGCAGGCCAGTCGCAGGGCCACCTGGTTACTGTGGAGAGGGAACAGGTGGGCAGGGTGTGGTACTGGAGTAGCCCAGAGCCAGGCAAGAGCAGGGGTCAGATTTGGGACCAGCAGCAAACTTTCCTGTGTCCCTCCATCTACAGGCAGACTCTGAAGTCACACCATTTTAAAACCCACCTCCAGGGGTGGGTGGCCAGTGTCAGTAAGTGGGGTGCCCAGGGGGGCCTGCTCCCGCCCTCCAACCCTGCGCCGTCTGCAGGAAACCTCCGGCACCCAAGAATGCTGAACACCCAGAATGTCAGTACCCACCCTGAGTGTCCCCGGAAAGCCCCAGCAGGGCGCAGCTCACGGGCTTTGGTGAGTAACAGTGGCCAGCATGGGTGGACAGGTTTGGGGGTGCCTTGAGACCccctcaattgctgaggctggcttcccaCAGGGACTTCAACTTACCCTCCTCCTTTGACTAGGGGCTCAGAGACCTCTCCCCTGGTCCCCTATGCTGAAACCACCCCTATACCATTGTCCCTTTCAAAATGAAGGAGCTAATAGTCCCCTGCCTGGGCCCTCCACTCTCTAAACCAAATTCCTGACTGAAATAGTGCAGGCAGGTGCAAGCCTGCGTCATGCATGTGCACAGCTCAGACTAAAAACCAGACCCCTTCCGGGTGCACCCTTCTCCCCAGGCTTGGCCCACATCCCACCCTGGTGACTCAGGAGCTCTGCCTGGAAGTCCCAGGCAGATCCCCCTAACCCTGGCCACCTG
Encoded here:
- the Bik gene encoding bcl-2-interacting killer; translated protein: MSEARPVSRSLLRYRPGPLLAAGASCMTPPTGEEVLRLGGRLHLMVQGSNQVALRLACIGDEMDLCFRGLQLAQLPGMAMHSLALSYSQARVTGVLRSLTQGLASLRENMWFWRPAAPSTRVPPAQACRELLPVLLLLGLLLSRALYLRLQ